The nucleotide window CGGGTTCATCGGAGTGTCAGTCGGCGCGTCCGGGATCGCGGGAGAGCGACAGAACAGAACGCTCAGGCTCCTTGCGAGTCTCCCAATTCGTCGGTCGGAGCTGCTGTACGGGAAGGTGCTGTCACGGGTCACCGTAGTAGTCGTCAGCGTCTGTGCCGGGCTCGTTGTCTCACTGTCTGCACTCGTGGTCGGGACGCCAGTGCCTGCGATGGGTCAAGTCACTGGGTTCGCCGTCTTCACTGTCGCAGTTGCGGTGTGTTACGTCACCGTCGGTGTCGCCGTGTCCACACTCGTTACTGCCAGTCGCGTTCGGGCGGTCGCCGTCGTGGTGTTCACCGTGACCGTCGTCTGGCCGCGCGCCTTCAGTTTCGGCGTGGAGATATTCGGCAGTGGCCCCATCAGTTCGGCGCTGAAGTTTCTCGCAACGCTGACTCCGTTCGGAGCGTACAGCCAAGTCGTGAGCGACGAGGCAGCGATCCTCGCGTTCGAGGTTGACTCTGCCCTGTTGGGTTCGGGCACGATGGCGGCCGTACTGTTCGCTTGGACGGTACTGTCTCTCGTCGTCGCACGTCGTGGGATCGAGCGCCGCGACATCTGACTCTCTGGCGTCGCTCGCGTCAGATCTCCACGCCGACAGCCTCGTAGTCCGTCCCCAGCACCACCATCGTCTGTGAGCGGTCGAACCCCTCCGTGTCGGCGATCTCCTCGAACATCAGGTCTCGGAGGCCGTCGGTGTTCTCCGCGAACACTCGCATCACCACGTCCCACTCCCCGGTGGTGAGGTGGATCTCCCGGACGCCGTCGACGTCCCGCAGCCGGGACAGCGACTCGTCCTCGTGGCCCTGCTCCACCCGGAGCCCGACGAGTGCCGACACGCCGTAGCCGACGGCGCTCGGGTCCACGTCCGCGTGGTAGCCCTGGATCACGCCCGCCTCCTCCAGCCGCGAGACGCGCTCGTGGACGGTCGCGCTCGACATGTCGATCTCGCGGGCGATCTCCGAGAACGGGGTCCGGGCGTCCGCCTGGAGCAGTCGCAGGATCTCCCGGTCCGTCTCGTCGATCTCGACTCCCGTCTCCGTGTCCATACCCCCCGTGCGGCGTCGTCACACTTCGAGATTCCGCTCGACGGCCGCCCGACGACTACTCGACAGCCACTCGACGGCCGCTCGAACCCCCTCCGGCCGAGTTCACGTCAGTTTGTCCAACGCTCGGAAGAAGTCCGTCGGGGGGCCGGCGATCCGCACCGGCGGGTCCGCCACCGCCACCGTCACCGCCGTCGGCGGGTTCAGTCGGTGTTCGTCGCCGCCGTCGGAGACGACCACCGGTGTCTCGTCCGTCGCCGACACCTCCACCGTGACGGTCGCGTCTGCGCCGACCGCCAACGGCGGCATCCCGTCCGTCGGCGCCATCTCGTTGACGACCAACGCGTCCACGCCCGGGTGGACCAACGGCCCCCGCTCGGAGAGGTTGTACGCCGTGCTCCCGGTCGGCGTCGCCACGAGCACGCCGTCCGCGTGGCCGGCCGTGTAGACGGAGTCGTCCACCCTGACGGTCACGTCCACGCCGCCGCCGTGGCCCCGACGGCCGCCGACGACGATCTCGTTGACCGCCGGCCGGCTCTCCCAGCTGTCCGTCGAGGCGACGATCCGTGGCGCCTCTCGCACGGTGATCCCGTCGTCGCGGAACGCCGACACCTCCGCGAGCACGGCCGCCTCCGCGTCGGCGGGCGCGACGGCGTTGAGGAAGCCCACCTCGCCGAGGTTCACCCCCAACACCGGCGTCCCGCCGGCGCCGTGGGCGGCGTACAGGAACGTGCCGTCGCCGCCGACGGAGACGACCAGATCCGCCGCCTCGAACGCCGAGACGGGCTCGCCGGACAGTCCCAGGGTCTCGGCCGTCGCTGGATCGACCGACACTCGAACCGTCTCCGCGCGCAGACGCTCCCGGAGCGACGACGCCAGCGACGCCGCCCGGTCGTTGCCCCGCTGTGCGACGATCCCGACGTACATGCCCGCCGATTCGACTGGCCCCGGGAAAAGCCCGCGGGTGTCGTTGTCCGCGACCGGAGCCTCGAATCCGACCGCGACCGAAGCCTCGAATCCGACCGCGACCGAAGCCTCAAATCCGACCGCGACGGACGGGCCAGTATGTACGCGGTCGTCGGCTGTACGGACTGTGGCGGCTACTGGCTGTTGTCCGACCCGGACGATCAGGACTCCGCACAGTGTCCCACCTGTGGGCGCACCCACCAGATCCAGAAGCTCAAACGGTTCCACACGAGTCCCGACCGCGACTCGGCCGTCGAGGCCCGGTCGCGGCTGCTCGCCCGAAAGCGTGGCGACGAGGCGGCGTTCGACCGGGTCGACGACGCCGGCGAACTGGAGCGGGCCGTCGAGGAGGGCACCGGCGTCGACGAACGAGAGTACCTCGACCGGTCCGGGCTCGACGCCGACACCGTGAGCGAGGCCGGCGACGTGTCCGGCGGCAGTTCTCGCTCGCGCGAGGAGATCCTCCGGGACGCGGTCGCCGAACACGACGATCGGGAGGCCGCCGTCGCGGAGGCCGTCGCCGACGGCGTCCCGGAGTCCGCCGCCACGGACCTGTTAGACCGACTCGTCCGTCGCGGCGAGGCGACCGACGCCGGCGGCGACCTCCGGCTGTTGTAGCCCGTCACGCCGAGGCGACCGACGCCGCCAACGGCTCACCGCCCGGTCAGCGCCTCGCTGGCCGGCGCCACCTCGAGGGTCGTCCCGCGACCCTCGGCGACCGCCCGTTCGTACAGCATCGTCGCCGCCGCGACCGTCTCGACTCCCGTCCCGCCGGAGTCGAACACTGTCAGTTCCGTCGCCTCCGTCCGGCCGGCCGCCTCGCCGGCGACGACCGCTCCCAGGTCCGCGTGAACGTGGTCCTCGCCGACGACGCCGGCCTCCAGCGCCGACAGGAACGAGCCGGCGTCGCTGGTCGCCCGTGCCCGGAGGTCGGGGACGTACGTCGCCCGTCGGATCGTCTCGTGGTCGAGTTCGCGCTCGTCGGGGTCGTACTGCCCCATCGCGGTGACGTGCGTACCCGGGCCCAGGTCGTCGGCGTCGACCACCGGTTCCGAGGCCGTCGTCGCCGTGATCACCACGTCCGCGTCCGCGACCGCGGCCGCAGCCGAGTCGACCGCCTCCAGGTCGATCCCGGTCCGCTCCGTCATCTCCGCGGCGTACGTCTCTCGGTGTTCCGGGGTGGGTGAGAACACCCGTCCCGTGTCGAACTCGCGGACGGTCGCGGTCGTCGCCAGCTGCCCGCGGGCCTGCGGGCCGGAGCCGATCACCGCGACCGTGTCGGCGTCCGGGCGAGCGAGCTCGTCGACCGCGACCGCGCCGGCCGCCCCGGTCTTGTACGGGTTCATCGCCGCGCCGTCCAGGATCGCCAACGGCTCGCCCGTCTCGGCGTCGAACAACGGCGTCAGGAACCAGGCGTCGCGCTCGCCGAAGCCGGCGGCGTAGGTGTACCCACCCATCCCGCCCGTCTCCGGCAGCACGGCGACGTAGCTCGTCAACATCCCCGGCGGATCCGCCGAGGTGAGCTTCGTCCGCGGCTCCGCCGGCGCACCCTCGCCGACCTGTCTGTACCCCTCCCGGACGGCAGCGACGTAGTCGGCCGGCGTCGCCAGGTCCGACAGCTCCTCGCTCGAACAGTACAGTGTCTCTGTCACGCCGTCTGATTGGCCGTCGCGGCCGTTATCCGTGTCGCTCCGACCCGTCGAGCCGCCAGCGGTCGCTGTCCGTCTCCCACCGTCGCTCGAGCGTCGCCGCGTCCTGTGCCTCCCGGACGATGTCACTGTAGCCGTACACCACGTCCGTCAGCGTGAGCACGCCGACCAGCTCCAACTGTCGGACGACTGGTAGCTTCTTCACGTCCAGCGACTGCATCCGATCGACGGCCGACCGGACGGTCGTGCGCGGGCCGACGGTGTGGAGCGGCGACGACGCCACCTCGCGGAGCTCGATCCCGGCGAACGGCCGGTCCGTGACCGCGCCGGCGTGCATCGCGTCCGTCTCGGTGAGGATTCCCGTCGGGTCGCCGTCGTCCGTGACGATCACGCTCCCGACGCGACGCTCGATCATCTCCTCGGCTGCCGTCTCCAGCGACGCATCCGCCGGACAGGTGACCACCGCCTCGGTCATCAGGTCACGGACCTGCATGGGCGGCGGTACCGCCGCCCGAGTCATGTGGCTTCCGGCCGTGTCAGCCGTCCAGCTCCTCGCGCAGCAGTTCGTTGACGGTTCCGGGGTCGGCGGAGCCGCCGGTCTCGGCCATCACCTGCCCGACCAGGAAGTTGAGCGCGCCGTCCTCGCCGGCGTGGTAGTCGTCGACCGCGTCCGGGTTGTCCTCGACGGCCGCCCGGACGGCCGCGGCCACCTCGTCGTCGCCCGCGACGCCCAGCCCCTCGCGGTCGACGATCGTGTCCGGGTCCCGGCCCTCGTCCAGCATCGCCCGCAGGACCGTCTCCTCGGCGTTCTTCGCCGTCACCTCGTCGGTCGCCACGAGTTCGATCAGCCGCTCGAACTCGTCTAACCGGTCGGCCACGGACTCGATCCCGCGGTCGCGGTAGTTGAGCTCCCCCAGGAGCTTGTCCGCGACCCACGTCGCCGCGAGGTCCGGGTCGAACGCGGCCGCGACCTGCTCGTAGAAGTCCGCGACGGCCTTCCGGGAGGTGAGCTTCGCGGCCGTCTCCGCGCCGAGGCCGTACTCCTCGCGGAACCGCTCGCGACGGGCGTCCGGCAGCTCCGGGATGTCGATGCGGTCGCGCCAGTCGGCCACCCGCAGCGGCGGGAGGTCCGCCTCCGGGAAGTACCGGTAGTCCTTCTCCTCTTCTTTCGCCCGCATCGACACCGTGTTGCCGTGGGTCTCGTTGTAGTGGCGGGTCTCTTGAGCCACCTCGCGGCCGGCGTCGATCTGGTCCCGCTGGCGGCTCGCCTCGTACGCCAGCGCCGTCTCCGCGCCGCGGTGACTGGAGATGTTCTTCACCTCGGTCCGGTTCGCGTCCGCCAGTACGTCCGGTGGGACGGTGCCGTCGTCGCGCACGTCCGCCGCCGACACCATCGAGAGGTTGGCGTCCACCCGCAGACTACCGTCACTGCCGGCGTCGAAGATGCCCAGGTACTCCAACACCTCCTCCAGCTTCTCCAGGAACCCGCGTACCGCCGCCGGCTCCCGGAAGTCCGGCTCCGTCACGATCTCCATCAGCGGCGTCCCCGCACGGTTGTAGTCGATCAGCGTGTAGTCCGCGCGGTCGACGGAGGTGGTCCGGGCCTCCAGGTCCGCCGGCCCCTCCCGGACGTGTTGGATGCTCCCGGGGTCCTCCTCCAGGTGCGCGCGGCGAATCCGGACGCTCCGGCGGTCACCCTCGTGTGAGAACTCCAGCTCCCCGTCGGAACACAACGGGGCGTCGTACTGTGTGATCTGGAAGTTCTTCGGCAGATCGGGGTAGTAGTAGTTCTTCCGGTGGAACTGCGTCTCTGCGGGGATGTCGGCGTCCAACGCCTTCCCCACCTTCACCGCGGCCTCCACGGCCGCCTCGTTCAACACCGGCAGTGCTCCGGGCAGCCCCAGACAGACTGGACACACCCGCGAGTTCGGCGCCTCCTCGGCGTCGCCGTCGGTGGAACACCCACAGAAGACCTTCGTGTCCGTGTCGAGCTGGACGTGAACCTCCAACCCGATCACGGGGCGGAGCTCCCCCCGTTCGGCTGCTCGTGCCATCGCTCCCGGGTTCGTGTGGGGACGGTTAAAGCGTGGCGGGAGGCCGCCGGCGGAGCCGACCACTCTTTACCGTCCGCCCCCTGGCAGTCCCGTGGCGACGACAATCCCAGTCCGACCGGCAGACGGCGACGACACGACCGAACGACGCACCCCCCGCACGGACGGCGGCGACCCCGACTCCGACCGCGACGGCGGCCCGCTGCGCGACACCGCACGGCTCGTCTACTACCTCGTGCAGGCGTACGACGCGGCGCGGGACCTCTCGAAGTACGCGCGGCGGTTGTGGGGGGCGATTCGGCGGTTGTGGCGCGCGCTTCGGTAGACCCGGGCTCGCCCGCTACGGGCTGTCCTCAGAGCCGGTCGTCTCGGACGGCGTTCCTTCGTTCTCTGCGCCCAACACCTGTTCGGCGACGTCCTCCATCCCCTCGGCCCCCAGCGCGGACTGGACGAGGAGGTGGCCACCGATACTGGCCGGCGAGATCACCGTGTCGGCGCCGGCCCGGCGGAGTTTGTCGACGTTCTCGCGGTCGGTGGCGGCCGCGACGATCCGGGCCGCAGGGTTGAGCGCCCGTGCGGTCAACACCGCCAGCGCGTCCTGGGCGTCGTCGTTCGTCGCCGCCACGACCGCCCGGGCGCTGTCGACGTTCACCCGCTCCAGCGTCTCCTCGTCGCTGGGGTCGGCGACGACGTGTTGCACGTCGCGTTCCGTCAGTTGGGCACCCTTCTCGCGGTCGGGCGTGACGACGACGAACTCCACGGTCAGGTCTCGCAGTTCGTTCAGGATCGGTTCCGTCAGGTCGCCGTAGCCGAGGACCACCACGTGGCCCTCCAGCAGTTCCAGTTCTGCGCGTGTCATGCGTCCGAGCACCTCCGAGAACCGCGCCTCGATCGCCGGGGTGACCAGCACACCCAGGGCGATCCCGAAGCTGGCCGTCCCGAGGACGACCAACGACATCGTGAACAGCCGTGCCGTCTGGCCGGTCGCCGTCACGTCCCCGTACCCCACCGTGCTGGCGGTGACGAGCGTGAAGTAGAAGGCGTCCAACAGCGTGTCGACGCTGGAGAACTGCTCGCGGAGCGCGAACGCGCCGGCGGTGCCGTACACCTGGACGGCGACGACGGTCGTCGCGCCTGCGAGTTGGCGGGTAGACGGCGACAGCGTCCGGTCGAACCGCTCGCGAGCCGCCACGACCGCCGGCAGCGCCACGAGCGAGCCGACGACCAACGGGACGGACAGCTCCGTGGTCTGGAGCAGCCCCTGCGCCAGCGTCGCCGGCAGCAGCGCGACGGCGGCGAACCACGCCGCCCGGAGCCCACGACGCATCCCGGAGGCCGTGACCAACAGCGCGAACCCGGTGAGGGTGCCGGTGAACCCCGCCGCCGACCGTACCGCCGTCGGAACGAACCCGGCCAGTGGGCCGACTCCCCGTGGCGGCGTGACGATGTTGGCGACGCCCGTGGCGAGTGATAGGAAGGCGACGACGGTCGTCGCCAGCACGGCCAGCCGAGTGCCGGTCGGCCGCAACGAACGGAGCGACGCCATGCTCGGGGGTCGTCGCCCGCCGGTGAATAGCTGTCGTCTGGTCGGCGGCGTGACCCGTCGGTCCGCCGCCGCGACTCGTCGATCCGCCACGACTCGCCGACCCGCCGCCACGGCCCCCCGATCCGCCGCGACCCGCCGATTTATCCGCGCGGCAGTCGACGGACCGGGCATGACCGACCCCGAGCGGGTGGCGGTGCTGGCCCACGAGAAGTTCCCCGACCGGTCGAAGACGGCGAACGGGATTCTCCGGTACGCCGACCGCGAGGTGGTCGCCGTCTTGGATCGAGTTCGGGCCGGCGACCGGGTCCACGACCACCTGCCGGACGTGCAGGACGCGCCGATCGTCGCGGACTTCGAGGCCGCGCTGGCGACGGCCGGCGAGATCGACGAACTCCTGATCGGGATCGCGCCCATCGGCGGCGGCTTCGATGACACCTGGCGGCCGGACGTACGCGCGGCGATCCAGGCCGGGGCGGACGTGACTGCGGGGCTCCACTACAGTCTGAACGACGACCCGGAGTTCGCCGACCTGGCGGCCGACCACGGGGTCGAACTCCACGACGTGCGCGAGCCGCCGGCGGACGTGGGTGTCGCCGAGGGGCGCGCAGACGAGGTGGCCGCGGACGTAGTGCTGACGGTCGGGACGGACTGCTCGGTCGGCAAGATGACGACGACGATGGAGCTCGCGGCGGCCGCCGAGACCGCCGGCGTCGACGCCGCAGTCGTCCCGACGGGCCAGACCGGGATCGTGATCGAAGGGTGGGGGACGGCCGTCGACCGCGTGGTGGCGGACTTCACTGCCGGGGCGGTCGAAGAGATGATTCTGGAGGTGGGTGACGACCACGACCTCCTGCTGGTCGAGGGGCAGGGGAGTATCGCCCACCCGGCGTACTCCGCGGTGACGTGTGGGATCGTCCACGGCGCTCGGCCGGACGCGCTCGTGCTCTGTCACGCCGCCGGCCGCGAGGCGGTCCACGGCTACGAGTCGACGCCGTTGCCGCCGGTCGGCGAGTTCGTCGACCGCTACGAGTCGTTCGCGGCGCCCGTCCACGAGACCGAGGTCGTCGCCGGCTCGCTCGCCACCCACGACATCGACGACGACACGACAGCCCGCGAGGCGGTGGGTCGGTTCGGCGAGCAGATCGACGCCCCGGCGACGGACCCCGTCCGGTTCGACGCCACCGAACTGTTGGAGGTGGTGGCGTGAGCCTCCGGACGGAGTTCGAACGGCTGGAGCTGTCGCTGGAACGTCCGTTCGAGATCGCCCGCGGGGAGACCACCGCCGTCGAGAACGTCGTCGTCCGGGTGTCGGACGGTGACCACGAGGGGGTCGGCGCCGCCGCCCCGTCGGCACACTACGGCGAGACTGCCGACACCGTGGCCGCGGTGTTGCCGTCGTTGCTGTCGGTCGTGGAGTCCGTCGACGATCCACACGCGCTCGGCGAGATCGAGCGTCGGCTCCGTGAGACGGTCGAACGCAACCCCGCGGCCCGGACGGCGGTGTCGATCGCCGTCCACGACCTCGTCGCCGAGCGGCTGGACCGGCCGCTGTACCGGCTCTGGGGGTTGTCGCCCGAACGGGCACCGGTCACCTCCTACACCGTCGGGCTGGCGGACACGGAGACGATGCGGGAGAAGGCGGCCGCGGCCGTCGAGACGGGCTACGGCGTGCTCAAGGTGAAGCTCGGGACGGACCGCGACCGAGAGATCGTCGAGGCCGTCCGGACGGCGGCCCCCGACGCCCGGATTCGGGTGGACGCCAACGAGGCGTGGACGCCGCGCGAGGCCGTGACGGCGAGCGACTGGCTCGCCGGGTTCGACGTGGAGTTTCTGGAACAGCCCGTGCCCGCTGCCGACCGGGAGGGACTGCAGTTCGTGTACGAGCGGTCGGCCGTCCCGGTGGCCGCAGACGAGTCCGTGATCGACGCGACGGACGTGCCGAGCGTCGCCGACCGGTGTGACGTGGTGAACCTGAAGCTGATGAAGTGTGGTGGGCTGCGGGCCGCGAAGCGGGCAATCCACGTCGCCCGCGCCCACGGGCTGGAGGTGATGCTCGGCTGTATGATCGAGACGAACGCCGCCATCGCCGCCGGCTGTCAGCTCGCTCCCCTCCTGGACTACGCGGACCTGGACGGCTCGCTGCTGTTGGCGGACGACCCGTTCGACGGGGTGCCGCTGCCCGAGGGCCGGATCGACCTCGCGGCGGTCGACCGCGCCGGCACCGGTGCCGTCCGCCGGGAGTGATCGTAGCGAGCGGCGGTGTCAGCCGGAGCCGGTCACAGCCCCGACAGCATCGCCGCGACGGCGTCGATCTCGTCGCGGTTCACCCCGTGGCCCATCCCGGAGTAGATCCGTTCGTCCACGGCCGCGCCCATCTCGTCGAGTGCGTCGCGGGTCTCGTGGACCCGTTCGACGGGGATGTGTGGGTCGTCGTCGGAACACCCGAGGAACACGGGAGTGGCGTCGTCGTCGTCCGCGAGCGACCCCTCGTGGTCGAACGTCGTCCCGGGCGGGCCGATCAGCCCGCCCGACAGGACCGCCAGCCCGCCGTAGCGGGCGGGGTTTCGGGCGGTCCACTCCGTGGCCAGACAGGCTCCCTGCGAGAAACCCACGAGCGCGGTCCGGTCGGTGTCGACGGCGTCCGTCGCAGCCGCGACGGTCGCCCCGACGAACGCGAGTGCAGAGTCGAGGTGGGGTTGGTTGTCCGCCGTCGGCGCCGTGAACGCCGCCGGGTACCACTCCCGGCGGGCCGCGGCGGGCGCCAGACAGGCCGTCCCGTCGTCCACGTCCAGGTCGTCCGCGAGCCCGAGGATTCCCCCGGCGGTCGCGCCGCGGCCGTGGACGAACACGACCGCCGCGTCGGCGTCCGCGAGCGGCGGCCCGCGTCGCCGCACCGGCTGTCCGGCGTGTGGCCCCGACACCGCGCCGGTGTCGACGGCCGCGTTCTGGTCCGTCACGCTCGCTCCCCCGCGGTCGCCCTCGTCCGTCCGTCGGTCGTCGTCGTTCGTGTCACGGTCGCGGTACGTTCCGGACGGGCGAGTGGGTTTCGGCGTGTCGTCATGGTCTTGCGGGAGACCGTGAGGATAAACCCCGCGAGACCGTGTCCGACGGTATGGACTACGACGCGGTGGCGGCACACACGCCCGAGCGGGTCGACACCGCACCGCGGCGGGCCGCCGTGTTGGCGCCGGTGTTCTGCCGCGACGGCGTCGCACACGTCGTGTTCACCCGTCGGGCGGACCACCTGGGTGAACACCCCGGGCAGATGAGCTTCCCCGGCGGCGGCGAGGAGCCCTCGGACCGCGACCTGACGGTGACGGCGCTCCGGGAGGCGGACGAGGAGATCGGCCTCCGGCCCGAGGAGGTGACCGTCGTCGGCCGGCTGGACGACATCGAGACCGTCTCCGAGTACGCCGTCAGCCCGTTCGTCGGCCGGGTGCCCGACCGAGCGTTCGTCCCCGACGACGGCGAGGTCGCGGAGGTGGTCCCCCTGTCCGTGCCGGCGCTGACCGACCCCGACAACTACGAGTCCGAGCGTCGTCACCACCCGCGACACGGCGCCGTCAGGCTCCACTTCTTCCACGTCGACGGCTACACCGTCTGGGGGGCGACCGGCCGGATGCTCGTCCAACTGCTGGAGATCGCCACGGACTGGCGGGCGCCGGCGGAGGTGGACCGGGTCGTGGACGCGGACGCCGATCTGCCGAGCTAGCGCCGGCGACCGACGGCGGCGACGGCCAACAGGACCGGCGCGGCCGCGAGGTAGGCGTACGGGACGCCCGCGGCGACCGTCGCCGGCCGGGCGCCCAGGAAGTCCAACGGCGCGACACCGTTCACCGGGCCGAGGTACCACGCGAGCAGCAGGACCGTCTCGAAGGCGCGCGGCCGGGCGGTCCAGACGCCGACGGCGACCGCGGCCGCCGGGAGGGCGACGGCGGCGCCGGCGAGCCCGATCACCGCGCCGGTCTCCCCGAGCGTCAGGAACCGTATCGCGGCGGGACCGACGACGACGGCGACGACGGCGACACCCGAGAGGAACGTCGGGACGAGCAGTCCGACGGGAGAGGCGGTCGTGAAGAGGAGCCGAGCGGTGTCGGCGCGGCGCTCCCGGCTCCCCAGCCCGGACAGCGCCGGCAGCGCCAGGAGCGTGCCGACGGGGACGAGCAACGATCGGACGGGACCGGCCGGGCCGACGAGCGAGCCGACCACGACGGCCGCGACCGCGCCGTACCACGCCCGGCGCCGTCGCAGCGCCATCCGGACCTCCGCGAGCGTCGCCGCCAGGAGCCCGAATCGGCCGGTCTCGACGGTCGGCAGCGCGGCGACGGCGTCGTCGACGGCCGGGCGAGCGGCGTCGTCGGCGGCGGGCGGTTCGGCGGTCGTCCCCTCGCTCGCGTCACCGCCGAGCGTCGGCAGCGACAGCCCGCCGTCCGGGTCGAACCGGTCGAACGCAGCCCACGCGGCCGCCAGCAGCCCGCCGGCGACCGCGAACGTCGCCGCGCGGTCGAGCAACTGCGCCGGGGTCCAGGCGAGCCCGCTCCACTCGAAGGCCGTCGTCTCGCCGCCGGGCGGTCGGTAGGCGAACCCTTCGACCGGGCGCGTCACCGTCGGGTGTTGGGCGACGACGTCCGCGATCACGCTGCGCTGGATCAGCCCGAGCCCGGAGAGATCGAACGGGAGCGACCCCTGTGCGCCGGCGACGACGACCGCCAGGGTGCCGACGACGTACGCGGCCGTGCCGGCGGTGCCACGGAGCGGCCCGACCGTCTCCGTGAGCACCGCCGCCGCGGCGACGACGGCCATCGCCGGCAGCGTGAGCAGAGCGAACGGCTCCCACAGCACGAGGAGGTCGAGGGGGCCGGTTCCGCCGAGGAGGAAGGCGGCGGTGGTCGCCCCGCCGAGCACGGCCGTGACGACGGCGAGCGCAGCGAACGCCGAGAGGAACTTCCCGAGGAGGTACGCGGCGTCGCCCAACGGCGAGGTCGCCAACAGGGTCGCAACCCCGGTGTCCCGGTCGTGGGTGACTCCGCCGCGGACGAGCGGGAACCCGACGACGACCAACACCGCGGTGCCGAGCCCGCAGACGGCGCCGCCGTACCACGCCGCAGTGCCGGTGCCGGTGTAGGAGCCGGCGACGACGAGTTCCCCGTCGACGACGATCAGCTTCCCGAGGTACGCCGTGAGGAGGCCGGCGACGAGCAGCGTCGGCGAACGGGTGCGCCGCCGGAGGTCGGCGACCGCGACGGCCAGAGTCGCACGGAACACTACGGCGTCACCTCCACCGTCGTTCGGTCCGTCTCGACCTCGTGGAGGTACGCCTCCTCCAGCGTCGGCTCGACGGCCGTCGCCTCTCGGTCGGGTCGGTCGCCGACTACGCGGAGGTGGACGCCGTCACTCCGACGGGTCGTGCTCGCCACGGTGTGACTCGCCTTCACGTCGGCCACGTCCGCCTCGGGGACGACCACCTCCCAGACCCGCCCTTCGACGGCCGCGAGCAGCTCCGTCGGCGTCGTGTGTGCGAGCAGTTCACCGTCGTCCAACAGGGCAATCTCGCCCGCAGTCGCCTCCACGTCCGGGACGATGTGCGTGGAGAGGACGACGATCCGGTCGCTGGCGAGCGCGGACAGGAGACTCCGGAACCGCGCCCGCTCGGTCGGGTCTAAGCCGACGGTGGGCTCGTCGACGATCAGGAGTTCGGGGTCGGACAACAGCGTCTGTGCGATCCCGACCCGCCGGCGCATCCCGCCGGAGAAGCCGCCGAGCCGGTCGTCGGCCGCGTCCGAGAGCCCGACGATCTCCAACAGCTCCTCGATCCGGTCGCCCGGGCTCGACACCCCCCGGACGGCCGCGAGGTACCGGAGGAACTCCCGAGCGGTGAGGCTGGGGTACACCCCGAACTGCTGGGGGAGGTAGCCGACCGCCTCCCGGATCGCCCCCGGGGAGTCGATCACGTCCGTCCCGTTCCACCGCACGGTCCCCTCCGTGGGCTCCGTGAACGTCGTGACGATCTGCATCAGCGTGGACTTGCCCGCGCCGTTCGGGCCGAGGAGGCCGACGACACCCGGCCCCAACGTCAGGTCGACACCGCGGAGCGCCCAGGTGTCGCCGTAGCGCTTGCCGAGCCCGTCCAGTTCGAGTTTCACCGAGACCACCGCCGCGAACAGTCTGTCGGGGACACACCTCACGTCTCGGACAACGGAGTGAAGAAACTGTCTACTCGTGAAATTTGATAAGCACTACGTCACTGAATTGAGACACAGAAGGCTAGAAACGGCCGCATAGGAGCCGTTCGAACCGAGTTCTACAACTGCGTGAGAATTTCTA belongs to Halobaculum sp. MBLA0143 and includes:
- a CDS encoding ABC transporter ATP-binding protein; this translates as MKLELDGLGKRYGDTWALRGVDLTLGPGVVGLLGPNGAGKSTLMQIVTTFTEPTEGTVRWNGTDVIDSPGAIREAVGYLPQQFGVYPSLTAREFLRYLAAVRGVSSPGDRIEELLEIVGLSDAADDRLGGFSGGMRRRVGIAQTLLSDPELLIVDEPTVGLDPTERARFRSLLSALASDRIVVLSTHIVPDVEATAGEIALLDDGELLAHTTPTELLAAVEGRVWEVVVPEADVADVKASHTVASTTRRSDGVHLRVVGDRPDREATAVEPTLEEAYLHEVETDRTTVEVTP